A single genomic interval of Devosia oryziradicis harbors:
- a CDS encoding ABC transporter permease, giving the protein MIAHIIRRILSVAFTFIVVSIIIFLMMHSVPGGPFDANDMPVSEAVRAKMMAQWGLDQPLHVQYLNYMWGVLHLDFGVPFQSPGETVVELISRAWVPSLILGGSGVLIGAPLGILLGMAAALNRNSWIDYLASTVATLGLTIPVFVTSMLLILIFAVWLNWLPASGWPQPNRWILPIICYALIPLATYARYTRSAMLDTLNRPFVTVLRAKGLSERRIIFQHVMRNSAIPLVTVFLPMFIGTATGSIFVEAMFRVPGLGAYFVSSIEVRDYTLQMALMLLITFMYCLAYLLSDLAYALLNPRIRTGGTE; this is encoded by the coding sequence ATGATCGCCCACATCATCCGCCGCATCCTCTCGGTCGCGTTCACCTTCATCGTGGTCTCCATCATCATCTTCCTGATGATGCACTCCGTCCCCGGCGGTCCGTTCGATGCCAATGACATGCCGGTTTCCGAGGCCGTGCGCGCCAAGATGATGGCGCAGTGGGGACTCGATCAGCCACTGCATGTCCAGTATCTCAACTACATGTGGGGCGTGCTCCACCTCGATTTCGGCGTGCCTTTCCAGAGCCCCGGCGAAACCGTGGTCGAACTGATCTCCCGGGCCTGGGTCCCGAGCCTCATCCTGGGCGGCTCCGGCGTACTGATCGGCGCGCCCCTAGGCATCCTCCTCGGCATGGCTGCCGCCCTCAACCGCAATTCGTGGATCGACTACCTCGCTTCCACCGTAGCAACACTGGGCCTCACCATCCCAGTCTTCGTCACCTCCATGCTGCTGATCCTGATCTTTGCGGTCTGGCTCAACTGGCTGCCGGCCAGCGGCTGGCCCCAGCCCAACCGCTGGATCCTGCCGATCATCTGCTACGCCCTGATCCCGCTGGCGACCTATGCGCGCTACACGCGCTCGGCCATGCTCGACACGCTGAACCGGCCCTTCGTCACCGTGTTGCGCGCCAAGGGACTGAGCGAGCGTCGCATCATCTTCCAGCACGTCATGCGCAACTCGGCCATCCCGCTGGTGACAGTATTTCTGCCCATGTTCATCGGCACCGCCACCGGCTCGATCTTCGTCGAGGCCATGTTCCGCGTGCCCGGCCTTGGCGCCTACTTCGTCTCCTCCATCGAGGTGCGCGACTATACGCTGCAGATGGCGCTGATGCTGCTGATCACGTTCATGTACTGCCTGGCCTATCTGCTGTCCGACCTTGCCTATGCTCTGCTCAATCCGCGCATCCGCACGGGAGGCACGGAATGA
- a CDS encoding aminotransferase class V-fold PLP-dependent enzyme, which produces MSENLARQFLIREDVVFLNHGSFGACPRPVFAKYQEWQLELERQPVEFLGRNLTETMRQPRIALATELGTTQDNIVGLTNATLGLNIVAQSLDLKPGDQILTTDHEYSALEKTWAYVCRKTGAEVVVVKVPMPLMTEAQFTDTIIAGMTDRTRVLFLSHITSPTALLFPIERSIAEARKRGIWSVIDGAHTPGHIKLELDKLGADFYSGNCHKWMMAPKGSAFLHARPEVQGLIDPLVISHGWTDKSKEPGAKGAFGNSPFIDELEMQGTRDPAPWLTVPAALDYRRDNDWEAVQAHCHALALDTAQRLGERTGLPPLSAPQFSAPQMIAMPIPECDTDKLKVDLYDRYRIEIPVFKWQDTCIVRLSVQGYNSKPQMDLLIDALTDLLDLKSGSAPRLSSRG; this is translated from the coding sequence TTGTCTGAAAATCTCGCCCGGCAGTTCCTCATCCGTGAGGATGTCGTCTTTCTCAACCACGGCTCGTTCGGTGCTTGTCCGCGCCCAGTCTTTGCCAAATACCAGGAGTGGCAGCTCGAACTCGAGCGCCAGCCCGTCGAGTTCCTCGGCCGCAACCTGACCGAGACCATGCGCCAGCCCCGCATCGCCCTGGCCACCGAACTGGGCACGACGCAGGACAATATCGTCGGCCTGACCAATGCCACGCTCGGCCTCAACATCGTCGCCCAGTCGCTCGATCTTAAGCCGGGCGACCAGATCCTCACCACCGACCACGAATACTCCGCACTGGAAAAGACCTGGGCCTACGTCTGCCGCAAGACCGGCGCCGAAGTGGTCGTGGTCAAGGTGCCCATGCCGCTCATGACCGAGGCGCAGTTCACCGATACCATCATTGCCGGCATGACCGACCGCACGCGCGTGCTGTTCCTTAGCCACATCACTTCGCCGACGGCCCTGCTCTTCCCCATCGAGCGCTCGATCGCCGAAGCCCGCAAGCGCGGCATCTGGAGCGTCATCGACGGCGCCCACACGCCGGGCCACATCAAGCTCGAACTCGACAAGCTCGGTGCCGATTTCTACTCCGGCAATTGCCACAAGTGGATGATGGCGCCCAAGGGCTCGGCCTTCCTCCATGCGCGCCCCGAAGTGCAGGGCCTGATCGATCCGCTGGTGATCAGCCACGGCTGGACCGATAAATCCAAGGAACCCGGCGCCAAGGGCGCCTTCGGCAATTCGCCCTTCATCGACGAACTCGAAATGCAGGGCACCCGCGACCCCGCGCCGTGGCTCACCGTCCCCGCCGCGCTTGACTATCGCCGCGACAACGACTGGGAAGCCGTGCAGGCTCATTGCCATGCCCTGGCGCTCGATACGGCCCAGCGCCTCGGCGAACGCACTGGCCTGCCCCCGCTCAGCGCCCCCCAGTTCAGCGCTCCGCAGATGATCGCCATGCCGATCCCGGAATGCGACACCGACAAGCTCAAGGTTGATCTCTACGATAGGTACCGCATCGAAATTCCGGTCTTCAAATGGCAGGACACCTGCATCGTCCGCCTGTCGGTGCAGGGCTACAATTCCAAGCCGCAGATGGATTTGCTCATCGACGCGCTGACCGACCTGCTCGATCTCAAATCCGGCTCGGCACCGCGCCTGTCATCGCGAGGCTGA
- a CDS encoding FadR/GntR family transcriptional regulator — translation MRPEALSYLEPLETRTRGVAVLDALADMVERSGLKIGDRLPPEVSLAATLGVGRSTIREALNRWEGLGIIRRRRGDGTYLSARVQTSRGLVPTMVRLEGEALLRLMEIRRTLENDVVRKATEKATPAQRRQISELCDVLLIEVNAGRPWRKADHAFHGAIYDATGNPMYGQLLMNLDHALERGGSSPFTADAFGLDSFPIHRELADAILAADVDQALDAINRLLDTVEREVKAIIEGRKG, via the coding sequence GTGAGACCAGAGGCGTTGAGCTATCTCGAGCCGCTCGAAACCCGCACGCGTGGCGTTGCGGTGCTCGACGCGCTGGCCGACATGGTCGAGCGCTCCGGCCTCAAGATCGGCGATCGCCTGCCCCCTGAAGTCTCCCTTGCCGCCACGCTCGGCGTCGGTCGCTCCACCATCCGCGAAGCCCTCAACCGATGGGAGGGCCTCGGCATCATCCGCCGCCGCCGCGGCGACGGCACGTACCTGTCCGCTCGCGTCCAGACCTCGCGCGGCCTGGTGCCGACGATGGTGCGCCTCGAGGGCGAAGCCCTGCTCCGCCTGATGGAAATCCGCCGTACGCTCGAAAACGACGTCGTCCGTAAGGCGACGGAGAAAGCTACCCCGGCCCAGCGCCGGCAGATCAGCGAGCTCTGCGATGTCCTGCTGATCGAGGTCAATGCCGGCCGCCCATGGCGCAAGGCCGACCACGCCTTCCACGGCGCCATCTACGACGCCACCGGCAACCCGATGTATGGCCAGCTGCTGATGAACCTCGACCACGCGCTGGAACGCGGCGGCTCATCCCCCTTCACGGCCGACGCCTTCGGTCTGGATTCCTTCCCCATCCACCGCGAACTGGCCGACGCCATCCTCGCCGCGGACGTGGACCAGGCCCTGGACGCAATCAACCGCCTGCTCGATACGGTCGAACGCGAGGTCAAGGCGATCATCGAGGGACGGAAGGGCTAG
- a CDS encoding HoxN/HupN/NixA family nickel/cobalt transporter, whose product MKFRDVGRRLAGAAIGLCALTLPAVAHPHILIDAKVRITFDASGAVVGLHHEWTFDTAFSAWVIQGLDTNGDRETSPEELQGLADENMTGLAEYGFYTIAGDTAEPLQFEPVGDQRMVYADGRTTLSYSLATVQPHPLGERFELGVYDPEYYVAITFADASDVTLENAPDGCAVTLEPPKEMAPDVEQRLYALGPDVTELPPDLAAAMRGTQGLIVVSCDGAPAAAPATALDAVTEVAEAKPAMPFGGPPPEPGLNLPRTGFFGWLQTQQRDFYAAMTSSLDALRTDWTAFWVLGGLSFLYGIFHAAGPGHGKVVISSYVLANETQLRRGVLLSVLSALLQSAVAVVFVLIAAGLLGMTSIAMGDAANWIGIASYAMVALLGLWLVLRKVFGWGHSHQHEDMASKAHGHLHDHGGHDHGHHAHDHRHHDDHHHHDHDHDDHAGHAHIVGPEATTGSLREQLSVVLAVGLRPCSGALVVLVFALSQGLLPAGIAAVFLMGAGTAITVALLATLAVTAKGLARRIGGVDNPVTGAVVWWVELLGAAAVLAFGVLLVIASL is encoded by the coding sequence TCCGCATATCCTCATCGACGCCAAGGTCCGCATCACCTTCGACGCCAGCGGCGCCGTGGTCGGGCTGCACCACGAATGGACGTTCGATACTGCGTTCTCGGCCTGGGTGATCCAGGGCCTCGATACCAACGGCGATCGTGAGACGAGCCCCGAGGAACTGCAGGGGCTTGCCGACGAGAACATGACCGGCCTGGCCGAATATGGCTTCTACACCATCGCGGGCGACACCGCCGAACCGCTGCAATTCGAGCCAGTGGGTGACCAGCGCATGGTCTATGCAGATGGACGCACGACGCTCAGTTACTCGCTGGCGACGGTGCAGCCGCATCCGCTGGGGGAGCGGTTCGAGCTTGGGGTGTACGACCCCGAATACTACGTGGCGATCACCTTTGCCGATGCCAGTGATGTCACGCTGGAAAATGCGCCGGATGGCTGCGCCGTGACGCTGGAGCCGCCCAAGGAGATGGCTCCTGACGTCGAGCAGCGGCTGTACGCGCTGGGGCCCGATGTCACCGAATTGCCGCCGGACCTGGCTGCCGCCATGCGCGGCACGCAGGGGCTGATCGTGGTGAGCTGCGACGGCGCGCCTGCCGCAGCGCCGGCAACGGCATTGGACGCGGTGACGGAGGTTGCCGAGGCCAAGCCGGCCATGCCGTTTGGCGGGCCGCCGCCTGAGCCGGGTCTCAATCTGCCCCGGACAGGGTTTTTCGGCTGGCTGCAGACGCAGCAGCGCGATTTCTATGCGGCGATGACCAGCTCGCTGGACGCGTTGCGCACGGACTGGACGGCATTCTGGGTGCTGGGTGGGCTGAGTTTTCTCTATGGCATCTTCCACGCTGCCGGGCCGGGCCATGGCAAGGTAGTGATCTCGTCCTATGTGCTGGCCAACGAAACGCAGTTGCGGCGCGGGGTTCTGCTCAGCGTGTTGTCGGCGCTGCTGCAATCGGCGGTGGCAGTGGTGTTCGTGCTGATCGCGGCGGGACTGCTTGGCATGACCAGCATCGCCATGGGCGACGCGGCCAACTGGATCGGCATCGCCTCCTACGCGATGGTCGCCTTGCTGGGACTGTGGCTGGTGCTGCGCAAAGTGTTCGGCTGGGGACATAGCCACCAGCATGAGGATATGGCCAGCAAGGCGCACGGACACCTGCACGACCACGGTGGGCACGATCACGGGCACCACGCGCACGATCATCGCCATCATGATGACCACCATCACCATGACCACGATCACGATGACCATGCCGGGCATGCGCACATCGTGGGGCCCGAAGCCACGACGGGCAGTTTGCGCGAGCAGTTGAGCGTGGTGCTAGCCGTGGGGCTGAGGCCATGCTCGGGAGCGCTGGTGGTATTGGTGTTCGCATTGTCGCAAGGCCTGCTGCCTGCTGGCATCGCCGCGGTCTTCCTCATGGGGGCTGGCACGGCGATCACCGTGGCGCTGTTGGCGACGCTGGCCGTGACGGCCAAGGGTCTGGCGCGGCGGATCGGCGGCGTGGACAACCCGGTGACCGGTGCCGTCGTCTGGTGGGTGGAACTATTGGGAGCGGCCGCCGTGCTGGCGTTTGGCGTGCTGCTGGTGATTGCCAGTCTCTAG
- a CDS encoding ABC transporter permease — protein MTDTTAPVSASGQRSPLWFAWRRFLSNKAAVIGGTVLGILILMAIFAPLITPYDPEAQSFLTEALAFPSATHWFGIDNLGRDFYSRIVYGARVSLTIGFTAALFSVLVGIPLGALAGYFGGRIDWVIMRIIEVFSVVPPLLAALLLGAITRGGYGTIVFIAALFGWVQVCLLVRAQVKSFREKEFVRAAQALGASPWYIIRRHLIPNSISPIIIGFVLSIPLAMMLEASLSFLGVGVPPPTPTWGQMINEGIDFMFFYWHLAVFPTAALAITVLATSLFGDGLRDALDPTLKGR, from the coding sequence ATGACCGACACCACAGCGCCCGTCTCCGCCTCCGGCCAGCGCAGCCCGCTCTGGTTCGCCTGGCGCCGCTTCCTCTCCAACAAGGCCGCCGTCATCGGCGGCACGGTGCTCGGCATTCTGATCCTGATGGCGATCTTCGCGCCGCTCATCACGCCCTATGACCCCGAAGCGCAGAGCTTCCTCACCGAAGCGCTAGCCTTTCCGTCGGCAACGCACTGGTTCGGCATCGACAATCTGGGGCGCGATTTCTATTCGCGTATCGTCTACGGCGCCCGTGTCTCGCTCACCATCGGCTTCACCGCCGCCCTGTTCAGCGTTCTCGTGGGCATCCCGCTCGGCGCCCTCGCCGGCTATTTCGGCGGCCGCATTGACTGGGTGATCATGCGCATCATCGAAGTCTTCTCGGTCGTCCCGCCGCTGCTCGCCGCCCTGCTGCTCGGCGCCATCACCCGGGGCGGCTACGGCACCATCGTCTTCATCGCCGCGCTCTTCGGCTGGGTACAGGTCTGCCTCCTCGTCCGCGCCCAGGTCAAATCCTTCCGCGAGAAGGAATTCGTCCGCGCCGCCCAGGCGCTCGGCGCCTCGCCCTGGTACATCATCCGCCGCCACCTCATCCCCAATTCCATCAGCCCGATCATCATCGGCTTCGTCCTCTCCATCCCGCTCGCCATGATGCTCGAAGCCTCGCTGAGCTTCCTCGGCGTGGGTGTTCCCCCGCCGACGCCAACCTGGGGCCAGATGATCAACGAGGGCATCGACTTCATGTTCTTCTATTGGCACCTGGCGGTCTTCCCCACGGCCGCGCTCGCCATCACCGTCCTCGCGACCTCGCTGTTCGGCGACGGCTTGCGCGATGCGCTCGACCCGACTTTGAAAGGCCGCTGA
- the hemH gene encoding ferrochelatase: protein MSDHRPANHPPVQKPKIGVVLLNLGTPDATDYWSVRRYLKEFLSDPRVIETPKWLWWPILNLVILSFRPQKSGHAYGQIWDKEKNESPLRVITRNQTEALAQRLAGHGEIVVDFAMRYGNPSTKSVLEKMQAAGCQKILLVPLYPQYSATTTATANDKAFEALSKMRWQPAVRTAPAYFEDPKYIETLGNSIRDGVAALDFEPDLVITSYHGMPVEYLERGDPYHCQCFKTTRLVREYLGWDKSKLMVTFQSRFGPTKWLEPYTDVTLEALPGKGVKTVAILAPAFSADCIETLEEIAMQGKETFMEAGGEKFAYIPCLNDSPGGMDMIEAMVRRELSGWV, encoded by the coding sequence ATGTCCGATCATCGCCCTGCCAATCATCCACCTGTCCAAAAGCCGAAGATCGGCGTGGTCCTGCTCAACCTGGGTACACCCGACGCCACCGACTACTGGAGCGTGCGGCGCTACCTCAAGGAATTCCTCAGCGACCCGCGCGTCATCGAGACGCCGAAGTGGTTGTGGTGGCCGATCCTCAACTTGGTGATCCTGAGCTTCCGGCCGCAGAAGAGCGGCCATGCCTATGGGCAGATCTGGGACAAGGAGAAGAACGAGAGCCCGTTGCGGGTGATCACGCGCAACCAGACTGAGGCGCTGGCGCAACGTCTGGCCGGACACGGCGAAATCGTGGTCGACTTCGCCATGCGCTATGGCAACCCCTCGACAAAGAGTGTTCTGGAAAAGATGCAGGCGGCGGGATGCCAGAAGATCCTGCTGGTGCCGCTCTACCCGCAATATTCCGCCACGACGACGGCGACCGCCAATGACAAGGCGTTCGAAGCGTTGAGCAAGATGCGTTGGCAACCGGCCGTGCGCACCGCGCCGGCCTATTTCGAGGACCCGAAATATATCGAGACGCTGGGCAACTCGATCCGCGATGGCGTCGCGGCATTGGATTTCGAGCCGGACCTGGTGATCACCAGCTATCACGGCATGCCCGTCGAATATCTGGAGCGGGGCGACCCCTACCATTGCCAGTGTTTCAAGACGACGCGGCTGGTGCGCGAATATCTGGGCTGGGACAAATCCAAGCTGATGGTCACCTTCCAGAGCCGTTTTGGCCCAACCAAGTGGCTGGAGCCTTATACCGACGTGACGCTCGAGGCGCTTCCGGGCAAGGGCGTCAAGACGGTGGCGATCCTGGCGCCGGCCTTTTCGGCGGACTGTATCGAAACGCTGGAAGAGATCGCCATGCAGGGCAAGGAAACGTTCATGGAAGCGGGGGGCGAGAAGTTCGCCTATATCCCGTGCCTGAACGACAGCCCCGGCGGCATGGACATGATCGAGGCGATGGTCCGGCGCGAGTTGAGCGGGTGGGTTTGA